A genome region from Penaeus vannamei isolate JL-2024 chromosome 20, ASM4276789v1, whole genome shotgun sequence includes the following:
- the LOC113815632 gene encoding trypsin-2 has protein sequence MAPSMFTSLPLCIFVVIWTFATAIRVGDDPDTNSSSTNSLLEFDPVGPPPPPLPDSRLMGGFDPPPFKYGFMGVLIRGRSYFCSATLIHDRFALTAAHCVDSMFRDYKVLLGINKVDDEAKTAQVIPVAEVFQRKWYRMDPLKEDLAILKLEKLATINKYVFPISIAPYGPHEGMAVTILGFGETTRGFFRFSSLQAGYTKVFSFQVCQKIFPFIMKDMFCVKGSARTCIGDAGGPAIHQGKLVGIASFGPIGCKRHYPRGFAHIHQFQGWIFNIVSTHDKSGSNYPSSDVYVLLALLLVLLVRRRW, from the exons ATGGCGCCATCGATGTTCACTTCTCTTCCGTTGTGTATTTTTGTCGTGATTTGGACCTTCGCTACGGCTATTAGGGTCGGC GATGATCCCGATACAAACAGTTCGTCCACAAATTCTCTTCTCGAATTCGATCCTGTAggacctcctccgccgcctcttcCAG atTCGCGCCTGATGGGAGGGTTCGACCCACCCCCATTCAAGTACGGGTTCATGGGCGTCCTCATTCGGGGCCGGTCGTACTTCTGCTCCGCCACCCTCATACACGACCGGTTCGCGTTAACAGCTGCTCATTGTGTGGACAG TATGTTCAGGGATTATAAGGTCCTACTTGGCATCAATAAAGTGGATGACGAGGCTAAAACGGCGCAGGTCATTCCAGTGGCCGAAGTGTTTCAGCGAAAGTGGTACAGAATGGACCCCTTAAAGGAAGACTTGGCTATCTTGAAGCTGGAGAAGCTGGCGACGATTAATA aGTACGTTTTCCCCATCAGTATAGCGCCATATGGTCCCCATGAGGGTATGGCAGTGACGATACTTGGTTTTGGAGAGACGACCCGCG GCTTCTTCAGGTTCTCATCTCTTCAAGCAGGATATACGAAGGTCTTTTCCTTTCAAGTTTGCCAGAAAATAttcccatttataatgaaggaCATGTTCTGTGTGAAGGGATCTGCGAGAACCTGCATT ggtgACGCAGGCGGTCCAGCCATTCACCAAGGCAAGCTGGTTGGCATCGCTTCTTTCGGACCCATAGGCTGCAAACGGCATTATCCGCGGGGTTTCGCCCACATACACCAGTTTCAGGGATGGATTTTCAACATCGTCAGTACCCATGACAAATCTGGGTCTAACTACCCGTCTTCTGATGTGTATGTTCTGCTGGCTTTGCTGTTGGTGCTCCTCGTGCGAAGGCGATGgtga